GTCCAACCTTCTTCCTCTAGGAATTCCTCTAGTTCTTCTTCGGTCCAACCTTCTTCCTCTAGGAATTCCTCTAGATCTTCTTCTGTCCAACCTTCTTCCTCTAGGAATTCCTCTAGATCTTCTTCTGTCCAATCTTCTTCCTCCATGAACTCCTCTAGATCTTCTTCTGTCCAATCTTCTTCCTCCATGAACTCCTCTAGATCTTCTTCTGTCCAATCTTCTTCCTCCATGAACTCCTCTAGATCTTCTTCTGTCCAATCTTCTTCCTCCATGAACTCCTCTAGATCTTCTTCTGTCCACTCCTCTACCTCTATCAATTCCTCCAGTTCTTCTTCTGTCCAACCTTCTTCCTCTAAGAATTCCTCTAGATCATCTTCTGTCCAATCCTCTTCCTCTATGAACTCCTCTAGATCTTCTTCTGTCCAATCTTCTTCCTCTATCCAACCTTCTTCTTCAATCAAATCGTCTTCTTCATATGACTCTTCTAAATTCTCTGCTAATGCTTCTTCTGCTATATTTATCAGTTGATATAACTCATCTAGTACTATTTGGATTTCATTAAATTCGTTCTCCTCATTTATAAGTCCATTATCCATTAATTGAATATAATCAAAGATATCTTTAGTTCTTTCATAGTCTCTTCTATCTAATGCATCTTCTACTTGTTCTACTCTGTTTTTAAGCCTCTCAATCTCTTTATCAATTTCATTAAGCCTCTGTAAAACTTCAGCATCAATAATTTCAATAGCCTCGTTATCTTCTAGATTTTCTTTAATCTCTTCTTCCTCGATTAAAGTTGTTACCCTTTCTTTTTCAATTGTACTTTTGTCAATCTTATTATTACTTAACTCTATTAATCGATACTTTCCTATACTTAATCCTAATTCTTCTGCTGTTTTAAGATCTTCCTCATCTGCATCGATGAATATAACTTTAGTATTTTCATAAATTGGTTCTTCTTCTATTGCAATGAGGACTCCGTCTGTAATCCCTTTATGTATAGTTTCATCTTTATTATTCTTTAAGTTAACAGTTGATATTAACAAGGCATTATCTGATTCTAATGCATAACCTGATTCTTCTACATCTGATAAAATCTCTGAAACAGCAACTGTTAGTGGTTGACCAATCAGATTAGTATTCAGGATTGATTTGCTTTCTTCATTTTTTGCATTGATCTGAACTACATTATATGACTCATTAATTCCTAATTCAAAACTAGGGTTTATATCAATACTAATTATGGCATATAACGATTTAGTATCTCTCATAAATGAGCTATTTAGAATTATTGCAATTACTATACATGCTGCCAGAGTAGCTATTACCTTCAAATAATTTGGCCTTCTCTTACCTTCTTGTACTGAGTAAATAATATCTTCTTCTAGGACAAATATTTTTTGCCCAACATACATGCCTTCTCTA
This is a stretch of genomic DNA from Vallitalea okinawensis. It encodes these proteins:
- a CDS encoding anti-sigma factor domain-containing protein, whose protein sequence is MMRQGMVLKLNHNYALIATDDAEFIKIKYREGMYVGQKIFVLEEDIIYSVQEGKRRPNYLKVIATLAACIVIAIILNSSFMRDTKSLYAIISIDINPSFELGINESYNVVQINAKNEESKSILNTNLIGQPLTVAVSEILSDVEESGYALESDNALLISTVNLKNNKDETIHKGITDGVLIAIEEEPIYENTKVIFIDADEEDLKTAEELGLSIGKYRLIELSNNKIDKSTIEKERVTTLIEEEEIKENLEDNEAIEIIDAEVLQRLNEIDKEIERLKNRVEQVEDALDRRDYERTKDIFDYIQLMDNGLINEENEFNEIQIVLDELYQLINIAEEALAENLEESYEEDDLIEEEGWIEEEDWTEEDLEEFIEEEDWTEDDLEEFLEEEGWTEEELEELIEVEEWTEEDLEEFMEEEDWTEEDLEEFMEEEDWTEEDLEEFMEEEDWTEEDLEEFMEEEDWTEEDLEEFLEEEGWTEEDLEEFLEEEGWTEEELEEFLEEEGWT